A part of Myxococcus landrumus genomic DNA contains:
- a CDS encoding exodeoxyribonuclease III, whose protein sequence is MKIATWNVNSVRARQERLLEWLKSAQPDVLCLQELKCTEDDFPMEAVRAAGYHAAVHGQKTYNGVAILAKEEPRDVVKGLSDGVDDTHARLIAATVGGIRVVSAYAPNGQSLDSPQYEYKLEWYGRLRRYLDTRHNPDEALVLGGDWNIAPADLDIYDPKEWEGQTLCTVRERDALQRLCAFGLSDAYRKLYPDTQRFSWWDYRMLAFPKNRGLRIDHLYVSAQLVPRLTGADTDREARKGKQPSDHAPVWLELRD, encoded by the coding sequence ATGAAAATCGCCACCTGGAATGTGAACTCGGTGCGGGCGCGTCAGGAGCGGCTGCTCGAGTGGCTGAAGAGCGCGCAGCCGGATGTGCTGTGCCTTCAGGAGCTGAAGTGCACGGAGGACGATTTCCCGATGGAGGCCGTGCGTGCGGCCGGCTACCACGCGGCGGTCCACGGGCAGAAGACCTACAACGGCGTGGCCATCCTGGCGAAGGAGGAGCCGCGCGACGTGGTGAAGGGGCTGTCGGACGGCGTGGATGACACGCACGCGCGCCTCATCGCCGCGACAGTGGGCGGCATTCGCGTGGTGAGCGCGTATGCGCCCAACGGGCAGTCGCTGGACTCGCCGCAGTATGAGTACAAGCTTGAGTGGTACGGACGGCTTCGGCGCTACCTGGACACGCGGCACAATCCCGATGAGGCGCTGGTGCTCGGCGGCGACTGGAACATCGCGCCCGCGGACCTCGACATCTACGACCCGAAGGAGTGGGAAGGCCAGACGCTCTGCACGGTGAGGGAGCGCGACGCCCTTCAGCGGCTGTGCGCCTTCGGCTTGTCGGATGCGTACCGGAAGCTGTACCCCGACACGCAGCGCTTCTCGTGGTGGGACTACCGCATGCTGGCCTTCCCGAAGAACCGGGGCCTGCGCATCGACCACCTGTATGTGTCGGCGCAGTTGGTGCCTCGATTGACGGGAGCGGACACGGACCGGGAGGCTCGCAAGGGAAAGCAGCCCTCGGACCATGCGCCGGTGTGGCTGGAGCTTCGGGACTGA
- a CDS encoding alpha/beta hydrolase, whose protein sequence is MRKDVGLWQSMVCVGLGMFVAGCATVGSAPPVAAEPVPAHQVFVLASAKLKEDRRLTVYLPPGYDAAKDARFPVLYMPDGGLQEDFPHVASAVDAAIRAGELRPLLVVGIENTVRKRDMTGPSSIPRDLEWVPGAGGSAAFRDFIRDELIPEVEKRFRVTGERAIIGESLAGLFIMETFFLQPEMFSTYLALSPSLWWNEEELVREAGARLASRADLRASLFVSSSNETEDIVPAVARLREVLQASAPPGLKWEVEPRPDLRHDNIYRSSAPAVLRKWLPPMAEAGR, encoded by the coding sequence ATGCGTAAGGACGTTGGGCTGTGGCAGTCGATGGTGTGCGTGGGGTTGGGGATGTTCGTCGCGGGCTGTGCGACGGTGGGCAGCGCGCCTCCCGTCGCGGCCGAGCCGGTGCCCGCGCATCAGGTCTTCGTGCTCGCGTCCGCGAAGCTGAAGGAAGACCGCCGTCTCACCGTGTACCTGCCTCCGGGCTACGACGCGGCGAAGGACGCCCGCTTCCCGGTGCTCTACATGCCGGATGGTGGGCTCCAGGAGGACTTCCCGCATGTCGCCAGCGCGGTGGACGCGGCGATTCGCGCCGGAGAGCTCAGGCCGTTGCTCGTGGTGGGCATCGAGAACACGGTGCGCAAGCGCGACATGACGGGGCCCTCTTCGATTCCGAGGGATTTGGAGTGGGTGCCCGGCGCGGGGGGCTCGGCGGCGTTCCGGGACTTCATCCGCGACGAGCTGATTCCCGAGGTGGAGAAGCGGTTCCGCGTGACGGGGGAGCGGGCCATCATCGGCGAGTCGCTCGCGGGGCTGTTCATCATGGAGACCTTCTTCCTCCAGCCGGAGATGTTCAGCACGTACCTGGCGCTGAGCCCGAGCCTCTGGTGGAACGAGGAGGAACTTGTGCGTGAGGCGGGAGCGCGTCTGGCGAGCCGCGCGGACCTGCGCGCGTCGCTGTTCGTGTCCTCGTCGAACGAGACGGAGGACATCGTCCCCGCCGTGGCGCGGCTGCGCGAGGTCCTTCAGGCGAGTGCGCCTCCGGGATTGAAGTGGGAGGTCGAGCCCCGCCCGGACCTGCGCCACGACAACATCTACCGGTCGTCCGCGCCGGCGGTGCTGCGCAAGTGGCTGCCGCCCATGGCCGAGGCCGGGCGGTAG
- a CDS encoding alpha/beta hydrolase: MRHSPGSPSGLEPSGVIPIERALRAALVGSLLSLCIAGCVAPRAAEPANTVTAPLVDTSGRVDARPGQVTGTPASPGVHALGLGGARDGLLYVPKSYRPDQPAPLMLVLHGSRGNAGQMLQVMQSLAESEGILLLIPESRGLTWDDKMGKHGEDLAFIDRALTHVFSRHLVARERISVAGFSAGGSYALALGILNGDLFSRILAFAPGFVHADEPRGMPRIFVAHGDKDLVLPVEGSGRRIVAELRSAGFAVHYHEFSGGHSIPEDVVQAAVQWLREAPPPVSGP; the protein is encoded by the coding sequence ATGCGCCATTCCCCAGGTTCTCCTTCGGGCCTCGAGCCCTCGGGTGTCATCCCCATCGAGCGAGCGCTCCGCGCGGCCCTCGTGGGGAGCTTGCTGTCACTGTGCATCGCGGGCTGTGTCGCGCCGCGTGCCGCCGAGCCCGCGAACACGGTGACAGCGCCGCTGGTGGACACCTCTGGCCGAGTGGATGCGCGCCCAGGACAGGTGACGGGAACGCCCGCATCTCCGGGTGTGCATGCCCTGGGATTGGGTGGAGCTCGGGACGGTCTGCTGTACGTGCCGAAATCCTATCGTCCGGACCAGCCGGCGCCGCTGATGCTGGTGCTGCACGGCTCGAGGGGCAACGCGGGTCAGATGCTGCAGGTGATGCAATCGCTGGCGGAGTCAGAGGGCATCCTCCTGCTCATCCCCGAGTCACGGGGCCTGACGTGGGACGACAAGATGGGGAAGCACGGCGAGGACCTGGCCTTCATCGACCGCGCGCTGACACATGTCTTCTCCCGTCATCTCGTGGCGCGTGAGCGCATCAGCGTGGCGGGGTTCTCCGCGGGCGGGTCCTACGCACTGGCGCTGGGCATCCTCAACGGAGACCTGTTCTCCCGCATCCTCGCGTTCGCGCCCGGGTTCGTTCACGCGGACGAGCCTCGAGGCATGCCGCGCATCTTCGTCGCGCATGGCGACAAGGACCTGGTGCTCCCCGTCGAAGGGAGTGGCCGGCGCATCGTCGCGGAGTTGCGCTCTGCGGGCTTCGCGGTGCACTACCACGAGTTCTCCGGAGGCCATTCCATCCCCGAGGACGTGGTCCAGGCCGCCGTCCAGTGGCTCCGTGAAGCGCCCCCGCCCGTGAGTGGCCCGTAG
- a CDS encoding GMC oxidoreductase — translation MDCDWLIIGSGFGGSVSALRLTEKGYRVVMLEKGRRLRAADFPKTNWNLKRWLWMPWLGWRGLFKMTFFRHVTVLSGVGVGGGSLVYANTLPVPKDDFFEATSWGHLAPWKQELSEHYLTARRMLGATVNPLTTETDRVLEQVGQDMGRTDFQPTTVAVYFGEPGVTVKDPYFGGEGPDRTGCIACGGCMLGCRHGAKNTLDRNYLYLAEKRGLSLHADTEATWVRPLPGGGYEVEARQGSGWLPRRKLRIRARNVIFAGGVLGTLDLLLRLKEHPDGLPHLSERLGDSVRTNSEALIGIVSGRKELDLSKGIAIGSILHTDERSHLEPVRYPEGSGFFRLLMAPQVRGARMLSRVARLVGLLVRHPLRFLKAWFVPNFAQRTVILLYMRTLEGHLRMQRGRGWTTGLRKGLQTGLQEGPAPTANMPEAFDLAHRVSEKLDGYPMTMVSETVLGIPTTAHILGGCCMGDSAETGVIDPRHRVFGYEGLYVVDGSAISANPGVNPSLTITALAERAMAFIPHAREVGEEAPSGEMAPLKHANR, via the coding sequence ATGGACTGCGACTGGCTCATCATCGGTTCGGGCTTTGGCGGGAGCGTCAGCGCGCTGCGGTTGACCGAGAAGGGCTACCGCGTGGTGATGCTGGAGAAGGGCCGACGGCTGCGCGCCGCCGACTTTCCGAAGACGAACTGGAACTTGAAGCGCTGGCTGTGGATGCCCTGGCTCGGCTGGCGCGGGCTCTTCAAGATGACGTTCTTCCGGCACGTCACCGTGTTGTCCGGGGTGGGAGTGGGCGGAGGCTCGCTCGTCTACGCGAACACCCTGCCGGTGCCGAAGGACGACTTCTTCGAGGCCACCTCCTGGGGCCACCTCGCCCCCTGGAAGCAGGAGCTGTCCGAGCACTACCTCACCGCGCGGCGGATGCTCGGCGCCACCGTCAATCCCCTCACCACGGAGACAGACCGGGTCCTCGAACAAGTGGGCCAGGACATGGGGCGGACGGACTTCCAGCCCACGACGGTGGCGGTGTACTTCGGCGAGCCGGGCGTCACCGTGAAGGACCCGTACTTCGGTGGGGAAGGGCCGGACCGGACCGGCTGCATCGCCTGCGGCGGCTGCATGTTGGGTTGCAGGCACGGCGCGAAGAACACGCTGGACCGCAACTACCTCTACCTCGCGGAGAAGCGCGGCCTGTCGCTGCATGCCGACACCGAGGCGACGTGGGTGCGTCCACTTCCAGGCGGCGGATACGAAGTGGAAGCGCGTCAGGGCTCGGGCTGGTTGCCACGAAGGAAGCTGCGCATTCGCGCGCGCAACGTCATCTTCGCGGGCGGCGTGCTGGGCACCCTGGACCTGTTGCTGCGGCTCAAGGAGCACCCGGACGGACTCCCCCACCTGTCCGAACGCCTGGGCGACAGCGTGCGCACGAACTCCGAGGCGCTCATCGGCATCGTCAGCGGACGCAAGGAGCTGGACCTCTCCAAGGGCATCGCCATCGGCTCCATCCTGCACACCGACGAGCGTTCGCACCTGGAGCCGGTGCGCTACCCGGAGGGCTCTGGGTTCTTCCGGCTGTTGATGGCGCCCCAGGTGCGCGGCGCGAGGATGCTCTCGCGAGTGGCGAGGCTCGTGGGCCTGCTCGTGCGGCACCCGCTGCGCTTCCTCAAGGCATGGTTCGTCCCAAACTTCGCGCAGCGGACCGTGATTCTTCTCTACATGCGCACGCTGGAAGGACACCTGCGCATGCAGCGCGGGCGTGGGTGGACCACGGGGCTGCGCAAGGGCCTCCAGACCGGACTGCAAGAGGGACCCGCGCCCACCGCCAACATGCCCGAGGCGTTCGACCTGGCCCATCGTGTCTCGGAGAAGCTGGACGGCTACCCGATGACGATGGTGAGCGAGACGGTGCTGGGCATCCCCACGACGGCGCACATCCTCGGCGGCTGCTGCATGGGGGACTCGGCGGAGACGGGAGTCATCGACCCGCGCCACCGCGTCTTCGGCTACGAGGGCCTGTACGTGGTGGACGGCTCGGCCATCTCCGCGAATCCCGGCGTCAATCCCTCGCTCACCATCACCGCGCTCGCCGAGCGCGCCATGGCGTTCATCCCTCACGCGCGAGAGGTGGGCGAGGAGGCGCCATCCGGTGAGATGGCGCCGTTGAAGCACGCGAACCGCTGA
- a CDS encoding OmpA family protein — protein sequence MKLKALCIAVSLLALPGVAAAQSPFDSIKKAAGDAGKASVEKRVNTKLTDEAKKNQCSFKTGTAELAPGCDGKLKKLASALIDAKKQLTAAGVKSYKFEVSGHTDSTGDAAKNKKLSEERAEAIVKELVARGIERGEINAVGLGSERPLVKPDNTEAKKAKNRRYELQVRL from the coding sequence ATGAAGCTCAAGGCGTTGTGCATCGCCGTGTCGCTGCTCGCTCTCCCGGGCGTGGCCGCCGCGCAGAGCCCCTTCGATTCCATCAAGAAGGCCGCGGGCGACGCGGGCAAGGCCTCCGTCGAGAAGCGCGTCAACACCAAGCTGACCGATGAGGCGAAGAAGAACCAGTGCAGCTTCAAGACGGGCACCGCCGAGCTGGCCCCCGGCTGCGACGGGAAGCTCAAGAAGCTGGCCTCCGCGCTCATCGACGCCAAGAAGCAGCTCACCGCCGCGGGCGTGAAGAGCTACAAGTTCGAGGTCTCCGGCCACACCGACTCGACGGGTGATGCCGCCAAGAACAAGAAGCTCAGCGAGGAGCGCGCGGAGGCCATCGTCAAGGAGCTGGTCGCCCGTGGCATCGAGCGCGGCGAAATCAACGCGGTGGGCCTCGGCTCCGAGCGCCCCCTGGTGAAGCCGGACAACACCGAGGCCAAGAAGGCCAAGAATCGCCGGTACGAGCTCCAGGTCCGCCTGTAA
- the dgt gene encoding dGTP triphosphohydrolase — translation MGSDLKPAEALVERPPVQEEHLPLDERTPYDVDYDRIVFSSEFRCLHDKTQVFPLSTSDYTRTRLTHSIEASCVGRSLGQLAGRGLKLQDVKVEPSHLGTIVAAACLAHDIGNPPFGHSGEAAIQHWVEQRLVAPGTQERSSPFKSREEWKDLESFEGNAQGFRILNRLQSRERRGGLRYTAATLGAMSKYPRPSVLPGGRASEKARVSEKKFGYFQDDRELALEAYRAAGLREREEGVFSRHPLAFLVEAADDICYAVIDLEDSAKLGLIPTKEACELLDAVLPAPVKGDARPPPAHPETRMAQARARAIGVLIQASVRVFLEHVEAMEAGEWETPLVSARDDVRLPLKVIKEHTRRHGYENERVLQIESAGFKTLGGLLDMFAAAVVTDTPNREEKKLRQLLPLELFQRSDTPLRGEDIDGALARLSKYQRLLCVTDYISGMTDGFAVALYQRLSGIKLPT, via the coding sequence GTGGGTTCGGACCTGAAGCCCGCGGAGGCGCTGGTGGAGCGGCCTCCCGTCCAGGAGGAGCACCTGCCGCTGGATGAGCGCACGCCGTACGACGTGGACTACGACCGCATCGTCTTCTCCAGCGAGTTTCGTTGCCTGCACGACAAGACGCAGGTCTTCCCCCTGTCGACGAGCGACTACACGCGCACGCGGCTGACCCACAGCATCGAGGCGTCCTGCGTGGGTCGCTCCCTGGGGCAGCTCGCGGGCCGTGGGCTGAAGTTGCAGGACGTGAAGGTGGAGCCCTCGCACCTGGGCACCATCGTCGCGGCGGCGTGCCTGGCGCATGACATCGGCAATCCGCCCTTCGGGCACTCGGGGGAGGCGGCCATCCAGCACTGGGTGGAGCAGCGGCTCGTGGCGCCAGGGACGCAGGAGCGTTCGAGCCCCTTCAAGTCTCGCGAGGAGTGGAAGGACCTGGAGAGCTTCGAGGGCAACGCGCAGGGCTTCCGGATCCTCAACCGGCTCCAGTCCCGCGAGCGGCGCGGCGGCCTGCGCTACACGGCGGCGACGCTGGGGGCCATGAGCAAGTATCCCCGGCCCTCGGTGCTGCCGGGCGGGCGCGCGTCCGAGAAGGCGCGCGTGTCGGAGAAGAAGTTCGGTTACTTCCAGGACGACCGCGAGCTGGCGCTGGAGGCCTACCGCGCGGCCGGTCTGCGGGAGCGCGAGGAGGGCGTCTTCTCCCGGCATCCGCTGGCCTTCCTCGTCGAGGCGGCGGATGACATCTGCTACGCGGTCATCGACCTGGAGGACTCCGCGAAGCTGGGGCTGATTCCCACGAAGGAGGCCTGCGAGCTCCTGGACGCGGTGTTGCCAGCGCCCGTGAAGGGGGATGCCCGGCCTCCTCCCGCGCACCCCGAGACGCGCATGGCGCAGGCGCGCGCGAGGGCCATCGGCGTGCTCATCCAGGCCTCGGTGCGCGTGTTCCTGGAGCACGTGGAGGCGATGGAGGCGGGGGAGTGGGAGACGCCGCTGGTCTCCGCGCGCGACGATGTCCGCCTGCCGCTGAAGGTCATCAAGGAGCACACGCGCCGCCATGGCTACGAGAACGAGCGCGTGCTGCAAATCGAGAGCGCGGGCTTCAAGACGCTGGGCGGCTTGCTGGACATGTTCGCCGCGGCGGTGGTGACGGACACGCCGAACCGCGAGGAGAAGAAGCTGCGACAGCTCCTCCCCCTGGAGTTGTTCCAGCGGTCGGACACGCCGCTGCGCGGAGAGGACATCGACGGGGCGCTGGCGCGGCTGTCCAAGTACCAGCGCCTCCTCTGCGTCACGGACTACATCTCCGGCATGACGGACGGCTTCGCCGTGGCGCTCTACCAACGGCTGTCGGGTATCAAGCTGCCGACCTAG
- a CDS encoding VOC family protein — MALGRTKAVPTLAVTDLGAARRFYSEVLGFEELHEVEEEGAAMYEVSDGSFLLIYERSTPSGSTATACAFAVEDVEATADALRRAGVKLEDYDIPEMGIQTRNGIATMGDIKSAWFKDPSGNILAIDNSLSLLERRGRESRTGVPQEGLHA, encoded by the coding sequence ATGGCACTTGGAAGAACGAAGGCAGTCCCCACGCTCGCGGTGACGGACCTGGGCGCGGCTCGCAGGTTCTACTCGGAGGTGCTCGGGTTCGAAGAGCTTCACGAAGTCGAGGAGGAAGGCGCCGCCATGTACGAGGTGAGCGACGGGTCCTTCCTCCTGATTTATGAGCGCTCGACGCCGTCCGGCTCCACCGCCACCGCGTGCGCGTTCGCCGTGGAGGACGTGGAGGCCACCGCCGATGCGCTGCGCCGCGCGGGCGTGAAGCTCGAGGACTACGACATTCCCGAGATGGGCATCCAGACGCGCAACGGCATCGCCACGATGGGCGACATCAAGTCCGCCTGGTTCAAGGACCCGTCCGGAAACATCCTGGCCATCGACAACTCCCTCTCCCTGCTGGAGCGGCGTGGCCGCGAGTCCCGCACGGGTGTGCCCCAGGAAGGACTGCATGCCTGA
- a CDS encoding sensor histidine kinase translates to MTTVEQTPSRSWRRVLKWVAVWTVPGMFSVVETYFFSLSSPRPMPFWRAVVTQLPAWYVWVPITPVLLHLVRRWPLGRPFRASAWAGHGLTCLGVGGLFALAYSLCQHAFSAGLAAGGASFQTMLLRYVLGWMPMMAMTYAAVVAVAQSLASQERARETERRAAALAVELAEARLLALQVQLHPHFLFNTLNAIVVLVRSNETDTAARMLVLLSDILRRLLQQGATQEVSLRDEVAVLSRYLEIQQLRFQDRLRVTWDVDDALLDARVPNLVLQPLVENAIRHGVSARSAAGRLRIGARRRGAALELVVEDDGPGLPEGFDVERSPGIGLSNTRARLSQLYGAAGYVSVGAPSQGVGTVATVLLPFLPFVAAPVSGGTRG, encoded by the coding sequence GTGACCACCGTGGAACAGACGCCGTCCCGCTCGTGGCGGCGAGTGCTGAAGTGGGTCGCCGTGTGGACCGTCCCCGGGATGTTCTCCGTGGTGGAGACGTATTTCTTCAGCCTGTCGTCGCCGCGCCCCATGCCGTTCTGGCGTGCGGTCGTGACGCAGCTCCCGGCCTGGTACGTGTGGGTTCCCATCACGCCGGTCCTGCTCCATCTGGTGCGGCGCTGGCCCTTGGGCCGGCCGTTCCGGGCAAGCGCCTGGGCGGGCCATGGGCTGACGTGCCTGGGCGTGGGGGGGCTCTTCGCCCTGGCGTATTCCCTGTGCCAGCACGCCTTCTCCGCGGGCCTGGCGGCGGGGGGAGCGTCCTTCCAGACGATGCTGCTGCGCTACGTCCTGGGCTGGATGCCCATGATGGCGATGACGTATGCGGCGGTGGTGGCGGTGGCGCAGTCGCTCGCTTCGCAGGAGCGCGCGCGGGAGACGGAGCGGCGGGCGGCGGCGCTGGCCGTCGAGCTCGCGGAGGCCCGGCTCCTGGCCCTCCAGGTTCAGCTCCATCCTCACTTCTTGTTCAACACGCTCAACGCCATCGTCGTGCTGGTCCGCTCGAACGAGACGGACACGGCCGCGAGGATGCTCGTGCTGTTGAGTGACATCCTGCGCCGGTTGCTCCAGCAGGGCGCCACGCAAGAGGTCTCCTTGCGGGATGAAGTCGCGGTGTTGTCGCGCTACCTGGAGATTCAGCAGCTCCGCTTCCAGGACCGGCTTCGAGTGACATGGGACGTGGATGACGCGCTCCTCGACGCGCGAGTCCCGAACCTGGTGCTCCAGCCGTTGGTGGAGAACGCCATCCGTCACGGTGTCTCCGCGCGCTCGGCGGCGGGCCGGTTGCGCATTGGCGCTCGGCGGCGGGGAGCCGCGCTGGAGCTGGTGGTGGAGGACGACGGTCCTGGCCTCCCCGAGGGCTTCGACGTGGAGCGCAGTCCTGGCATCGGACTGTCGAACACACGGGCTCGGCTCTCGCAGCTCTATGGCGCGGCGGGGTATGTCAGCGTGGGTGCTCCGTCGCAAGGCGTGGGCACCGTGGCCACGGTCCTGCTTCCGTTCCTGCCCTTCGTCGCGGCGCCTGTGTCAGGGGGCACGCGTGGCTGA
- a CDS encoding LytR/AlgR family response regulator transcription factor, translating to MAELSVLLVDDEPLARRGLRQALARHADVSVCGECRDGREAVDAIASLKPKLVLLDVQMPELDGFGVIREVGVARMPAVIFITAYDAFAVRAFDAHAVDYLVKPFADERFDEALNRARSRLRQEEAAELGRKLAALLSDASGRHVSTPVPDVVKTPVEPGLGRLLVKVGTRSVLVPVADIDWIAADDYCVTLHVGDKEYVLRESLAALEAQLDAERFVRIHRSAIVNVERIRELHHDSPTETVVVLSTGQRLRVSRGRKDVLERRLGRAR from the coding sequence GTGGCTGAGCTGAGCGTCCTGCTGGTGGATGACGAACCGCTGGCGCGGCGAGGCCTGCGGCAGGCCCTGGCCCGTCACGCGGACGTGTCGGTGTGTGGGGAGTGCCGCGACGGGCGCGAGGCGGTGGACGCCATCGCGTCGCTGAAGCCGAAGCTGGTGTTGCTCGACGTGCAGATGCCGGAGCTGGATGGCTTTGGCGTCATCCGCGAGGTGGGCGTGGCCCGGATGCCCGCGGTCATCTTCATCACCGCGTATGACGCCTTCGCCGTCCGCGCGTTCGACGCGCATGCGGTGGATTATCTGGTGAAGCCCTTCGCGGATGAGCGCTTCGACGAGGCCCTGAACCGCGCGCGCTCACGGCTGCGCCAGGAGGAGGCGGCGGAGCTGGGACGGAAGCTCGCGGCGCTGCTCTCGGACGCGTCGGGCCGGCACGTCTCCACGCCGGTGCCGGACGTCGTGAAGACGCCCGTGGAGCCCGGGCTGGGCCGGCTGCTGGTGAAGGTGGGGACGCGCTCGGTTCTCGTGCCGGTGGCGGACATCGACTGGATCGCGGCCGACGACTACTGCGTCACGCTTCACGTGGGCGACAAGGAGTACGTGCTGCGGGAGAGCCTCGCGGCGCTGGAGGCCCAACTGGATGCCGAGCGGTTCGTGCGCATCCACCGCTCGGCCATCGTCAACGTGGAGCGCATTCGCGAGCTCCACCATGACTCACCCACCGAGACGGTGGTGGTGCTGAGCACCGGTCAGCGCCTGCGCGTCAGCCGTGGCCGCAAGGACGTGCTGGAGCGCAGGCTCGGGCGGGCTCGCTAG
- a CDS encoding SOS response-associated peptidase, with product MCGRVTVRTSPDQLVVELGLAGIRAAVDRPRFNLAPTQLMPVVPNDGARMLDAFRWGLIPSWAKEASIGSKLINARGETVAEKPSFRSALKRRRCLVLVDGWYEWKQSTKPKTPFLFQREDGKPLALAGLWEEWTAPDTGEVLRTCTIITTGPNTLMAPIHDRMPVILAPQAQEVWLRPEPQEASVLLPLLVPAAEGGLEAYEVARVVNSPTNDVPACVERVAA from the coding sequence ATGTGTGGCCGAGTCACCGTCCGAACGTCTCCTGATCAGCTCGTCGTGGAACTGGGCCTCGCCGGCATTCGCGCGGCGGTGGACCGTCCGCGCTTCAACCTGGCCCCCACGCAGCTCATGCCCGTGGTGCCCAACGACGGCGCGAGGATGCTGGATGCCTTCCGCTGGGGCCTCATCCCCTCGTGGGCGAAGGAGGCCAGCATCGGCAGCAAGCTCATCAACGCGCGAGGGGAGACGGTGGCGGAGAAGCCCAGCTTCCGCAGCGCGCTGAAGCGGCGCCGGTGCCTGGTGCTGGTGGATGGGTGGTACGAGTGGAAGCAGTCGACGAAGCCGAAGACGCCCTTCCTCTTCCAGCGTGAGGACGGAAAGCCCCTGGCGCTCGCGGGGCTGTGGGAGGAGTGGACGGCGCCGGACACGGGCGAGGTGCTGCGCACCTGCACCATCATCACCACGGGCCCCAACACGTTGATGGCGCCCATTCACGACCGGATGCCCGTCATCCTCGCGCCCCAGGCGCAGGAAGTGTGGCTGCGTCCCGAGCCGCAGGAGGCCTCCGTGTTGCTGCCGCTGCTCGTGCCCGCCGCGGAGGGCGGGCTGGAGGCCTACGAGGTGGCGCGCGTGGTCAACTCGCCCACGAACGACGTGCCCGCCTGCGTGGAGCGAGTGGCCGCGTAG
- a CDS encoding DoxX family protein produces the protein MEGRTALGWALVRGVFGLSLALGHGLMKVTLDISNFAEGLGNAGLPIPLFLAWCSSLSEMVGGVLIAVGLFTRPAAGFATFNLLVALSFQRGYSFAAMELTVLYFTVMLAVLLMGAGSWSLDARLRRKA, from the coding sequence ATGGAGGGAAGGACCGCATTGGGTTGGGCACTGGTCCGAGGCGTATTCGGACTCTCGCTGGCACTGGGGCATGGCCTGATGAAGGTCACCCTGGACATCTCCAACTTCGCCGAGGGCCTGGGCAATGCCGGCCTCCCCATTCCGCTCTTCCTCGCGTGGTGCTCCTCGCTCTCGGAAATGGTGGGAGGCGTGCTCATCGCCGTGGGGCTCTTCACGCGCCCGGCCGCGGGGTTCGCCACCTTCAACCTGCTGGTGGCGCTGTCCTTCCAGCGCGGGTACTCGTTCGCGGCCATGGAGCTGACGGTGCTCTACTTCACCGTCATGCTCGCGGTGCTCCTGATGGGCGCGGGGTCCTGGAGCCTGGACGCACGCCTGCGACGCAAGGCGTGA